A region from the Serinibacter arcticus genome encodes:
- a CDS encoding DUF47 domain-containing protein, with protein MRLRLKPRDTSVLSLLSDQAKLLPVGAEILAQVVGSAPAARVALAEQMRDAEHQADEATHAILRRVNETFVTPFDRDDIYELASRLDDCMDYMEEVADLIVLYRLGELPAGVVAQVGVLQRCAELTAEAMPRLSTMKNLREYWVEINSLENEGDRTHRRLISDIFDGQTPAGSDPIAIMKIKEIADNLEAAIDAFETAANAVETIVLKEA; from the coding sequence GTGCGTCTGCGCCTCAAGCCTCGCGACACCTCAGTCCTCTCCCTCCTCAGCGACCAGGCGAAGCTGCTGCCGGTCGGGGCGGAGATCCTCGCGCAGGTCGTGGGCAGCGCCCCGGCGGCGCGGGTGGCGCTCGCCGAGCAGATGCGCGACGCCGAGCACCAGGCCGACGAGGCCACCCACGCGATCCTGCGCCGCGTCAACGAGACGTTCGTGACCCCGTTCGACCGCGACGACATCTACGAGCTCGCGAGCCGGCTCGACGACTGCATGGACTACATGGAGGAGGTCGCCGACCTCATCGTCCTGTACCGCCTCGGCGAGCTGCCGGCCGGCGTCGTCGCGCAGGTCGGTGTGCTGCAGCGCTGCGCCGAGCTGACGGCCGAGGCCATGCCCCGCCTGAGCACGATGAAGAACCTGCGCGAGTACTGGGTCGAGATCAACAGCCTCGAGAACGAGGGCGACCGCACCCACCGCCGCCTCATCAGCGACATCTTCGACGGCCAGACACCGGCCGGCTCCGACCCGATCGCGATCATGAAGATCAAGGAGATCGCGGACAACCTCGAGGCGGCCATCGACGCGTTCGAGACGGCGGCCAACGCCGTCGAGACCATCGTCCTCAAGGAAGCCTGA
- a CDS encoding inorganic phosphate transporter, translating into MEVALVILVVALALGFDYTNGFHDAANAIATSVSTRALTPRAALLMAAVMNFIGALLGTSVADTIARNIVTFDTSSGEGAHAALVVVLAALVGAIGWNLVTWWFGMPSSSSHALIGGLVGAGLAGSFIVQWGSVFEKVVIPMIVSPVVGFSLAFGLMIGVLWLFRNARPGPTTRGFRLAQTVSAAAMALGHGLQDAQKTMGVIFLALLTVGWANDGDGIPLWVKLSAAAAISLGTYAGGWRIMRTLGRKIIDLDPARGFVAESVSAVVLYVMAMGLHAPVSTTQTITSAIMGVGATKRLSAVRWGVAKNIAIAWVLTIPMAAGIAALTFWILHFFLL; encoded by the coding sequence GTGGAGGTCGCCCTCGTCATCCTGGTCGTCGCCCTGGCGCTCGGGTTCGACTACACGAACGGGTTCCACGACGCCGCGAACGCGATCGCGACGTCGGTCTCGACCCGCGCCCTCACGCCGCGCGCCGCGCTGCTGATGGCCGCGGTCATGAACTTCATCGGCGCCCTGCTGGGCACGTCGGTCGCCGACACGATCGCCCGCAACATCGTCACGTTCGACACGTCCTCGGGTGAGGGTGCCCACGCGGCGCTCGTGGTGGTGCTGGCCGCCCTCGTGGGAGCCATCGGCTGGAACCTGGTCACCTGGTGGTTCGGGATGCCGTCCTCCTCCTCCCACGCCCTCATCGGCGGGCTGGTGGGGGCCGGGCTCGCGGGCTCCTTCATCGTCCAGTGGGGCTCGGTCTTCGAGAAGGTCGTCATCCCGATGATCGTCTCGCCCGTCGTGGGCTTCTCGCTCGCGTTCGGGCTGATGATCGGCGTGCTGTGGCTGTTCCGCAACGCCCGGCCGGGTCCGACGACGCGGGGCTTCCGGCTCGCGCAGACCGTCTCCGCCGCGGCGATGGCCCTGGGCCACGGCCTGCAGGACGCCCAGAAGACGATGGGCGTCATCTTCCTGGCGCTCCTCACGGTCGGCTGGGCGAACGACGGCGACGGCATCCCGCTCTGGGTGAAGCTCTCGGCGGCCGCCGCCATCTCGCTCGGCACCTACGCGGGCGGCTGGCGCATCATGCGGACCCTGGGTCGCAAGATCATCGACCTCGACCCGGCCCGCGGCTTCGTGGCCGAGTCGGTCTCCGCCGTCGTCCTCTACGTCATGGCCATGGGGCTGCACGCGCCCGTCTCCACGACGCAGACGATCACGTCGGCGATCATGGGCGTCGGCGCCACCAAGCGTCTCTCCGCCGTGCGCTGGGGCGTGGCCAAGAACATCGCGATCGCCTGGGTGCTGACCATCCCGATGGCGGCCGGGATCGCCGCCCTGACGTTCTGGATCCTGCACTTCTTCCTGCTGTAG
- the pstB gene encoding phosphate ABC transporter ATP-binding protein PstB translates to MSKRIDVSDLDIYYSDFLAVKGVTMAIEPRSVTALIGPSGCGKSTFLRTLNRMHEVIPGARVEGKAVMDGVDLYGAGVDPVEVRRQIGMVFQRPNPFPTMSIRENVLAGVKLNNRRLPKSAADELVEASLRGANLWNEVKDRLDKPGSGLSGGQQQRLCIARAIAVQPQVLLMDEPCSALDPISTLAIEDLISELKADYTIVIVTHNMQQASRVSDRTGFFNLEATGKPGQLVEMDDTTTMFSAPSQKATEDYISGRFG, encoded by the coding sequence ATGTCCAAGCGCATCGATGTCAGCGATCTCGACATCTACTACAGCGACTTCCTCGCCGTGAAGGGCGTGACCATGGCCATCGAGCCGCGTTCCGTGACCGCCCTCATCGGCCCGTCCGGCTGCGGCAAGTCGACCTTCCTGCGCACGCTGAACCGCATGCACGAGGTCATCCCCGGTGCCCGCGTCGAGGGCAAGGCCGTCATGGACGGCGTCGACCTGTACGGCGCCGGGGTCGACCCGGTCGAGGTCCGCCGCCAGATCGGCATGGTCTTCCAGCGTCCGAACCCGTTCCCGACGATGTCGATCCGCGAGAACGTGCTGGCCGGCGTCAAGCTCAACAACCGCCGCCTGCCCAAGTCCGCGGCCGACGAGCTCGTGGAGGCCTCGCTGCGCGGCGCCAACCTCTGGAACGAGGTCAAGGACCGTCTCGACAAGCCCGGCTCCGGCCTCTCGGGCGGCCAGCAGCAGCGTCTGTGCATCGCCCGCGCGATCGCCGTCCAGCCCCAGGTTCTCCTCATGGACGAGCCGTGCTCCGCGCTCGACCCGATCTCCACGCTCGCGATCGAGGACCTCATCAGCGAGCTCAAGGCGGACTACACGATCGTCATCGTGACCCACAACATGCAGCAGGCCTCGCGCGTCTCCGACCGCACCGGCTTCTTCAACCTCGAGGCGACCGGCAAGCCCGGCCAGCTCGTCGAGATGGACGACACCACGACGATGTTCTCCGCACCGTCCCAGAAGGCCACCGAGGACTACATCTCGGGCCGCTTCGGGTGA
- a CDS encoding winged helix-turn-helix transcriptional regulator, producing MAELLLLTSEPGGSSQVLPALGLLNHRVRVLPVEPSALLDAPDSDLVILDGRRDLATARTTCRLIRSTGLTVPLLLVLTEGGLTVVNSDWGTDDIVLDTAGPAELSTRLRLLAEGTRQQRVADEDAEIQAGELAIDPSGYTVRLRGRPLDLTYKEFELLKYLVQHPGRVFTRAQLLQEVWGYDYYGGTRTVDVHVRRLRAKLGIEHETLIGTVRNVGYRFEPPRDRRDAANDDDLDADETDAPAPLPRRSGQGSARA from the coding sequence GTGGCCGAGCTGCTGCTGCTGACGTCGGAACCGGGGGGCTCCTCCCAGGTGCTCCCCGCCCTCGGGCTTCTCAACCATCGGGTGCGGGTGCTGCCCGTGGAGCCCTCCGCGCTCCTGGACGCCCCCGACTCCGATCTCGTGATCCTGGACGGCAGGCGCGACCTCGCCACGGCCCGGACGACGTGCCGCCTGATCCGCTCCACCGGGCTGACCGTCCCGCTGCTGCTCGTGCTGACCGAGGGCGGGCTGACCGTCGTCAACTCGGACTGGGGCACCGACGACATCGTTCTCGACACCGCCGGTCCGGCCGAGCTGTCCACGCGCCTGCGGCTGCTCGCCGAGGGCACCCGCCAGCAGCGCGTGGCCGACGAGGACGCCGAGATCCAGGCGGGCGAGCTCGCGATCGATCCGTCCGGCTACACGGTCAGGCTCCGCGGCCGTCCGCTCGATCTCACCTACAAGGAGTTCGAGCTCCTCAAGTACCTCGTGCAGCACCCGGGCCGCGTCTTCACCCGCGCCCAGCTCCTGCAGGAGGTCTGGGGCTACGACTACTACGGGGGCACCCGGACGGTCGACGTCCACGTCCGCCGCCTGCGCGCCAAGCTCGGCATCGAGCACGAGACGCTGATCGGTACCGTCCGCAACGTCGGCTACCGGTTCGAGCCGCCGCGCGATCGTCGCGACGCCGCGAACGACGACGACCTGGACGCCGACGAGACCGACGCCCCGGCACCCCTCCCCCGCCGCTCCGGCCAGGGCTCCGCCCGGGCCTGA
- the pstA gene encoding phosphate ABC transporter permease PstA: MATTVTERPGDAPSFETTPIGRRRKRTDLAMRIVVTLAFVIALVPLISLLWLTISKGLAWLSWDFVSTDMVGVFGSMTSGGILHAILGTLQITAWATLISVPIGLLTAIYLVEYGRGALARTLTFFVDVMTGIPSIVAGLFAFALFTLIFGTSYRAGIMGSIALSVLMIPVVVRSTEEMLKLVPNELREAAYALGVPKWLTIIKVVLRTALGGIVTGVVLAIARVIGETAPLLLTVGLVAQVNTNMFDGRVATLPVFAYRSYQQGGIGMDRAWAAALVLIVIIMVFNLIARAISKKFSIAQK; this comes from the coding sequence ATGGCCACCACCGTGACCGAGCGCCCGGGCGACGCCCCCTCGTTCGAGACCACCCCGATCGGCCGCCGCCGCAAGCGGACCGACCTGGCGATGCGCATCGTCGTCACGCTCGCGTTCGTGATCGCGCTCGTCCCGCTGATCTCGCTGCTGTGGCTGACGATCAGCAAGGGCCTCGCGTGGCTGAGCTGGGACTTCGTCTCGACCGACATGGTCGGCGTGTTCGGCAGCATGACCAGCGGCGGCATCCTGCACGCCATCCTCGGCACGCTCCAGATCACCGCGTGGGCGACGCTCATCTCGGTCCCGATCGGCCTGCTGACGGCGATCTACCTGGTCGAGTACGGCCGGGGTGCCCTCGCCCGCACGCTGACGTTCTTCGTCGACGTCATGACCGGCATCCCCTCGATCGTCGCGGGCCTGTTCGCCTTCGCGCTCTTCACGCTCATCTTCGGGACGTCCTACCGCGCCGGGATCATGGGCTCGATCGCCCTGTCGGTGCTGATGATCCCCGTCGTCGTGCGCTCGACGGAGGAGATGCTCAAGCTCGTGCCGAACGAGCTCCGCGAGGCCGCGTACGCCCTCGGCGTGCCCAAGTGGCTGACGATCATCAAGGTCGTGCTGCGCACCGCGCTCGGCGGTATCGTCACCGGAGTCGTGCTGGCCATCGCCCGCGTCATCGGTGAGACCGCGCCGCTGCTGCTCACGGTCGGCCTGGTGGCCCAGGTGAACACGAACATGTTCGACGGCCGCGTCGCCACCCTGCCGGTGTTCGCCTACCGGTCCTACCAGCAGGGCGGCATCGGGATGGACCGGGCGTGGGCGGCCGCGCTCGTGCTCATCGTGATCATCATGGTCTTCAACCTCATCGCCCGCGCCATCAGCAAGAAGTTCTCGATCGCGCAGAAGTAG
- a CDS encoding NUDIX hydrolase has translation MVSTPKVTGTVHAAGAVVWRTSGKRLEVLLVHRPRYDDWSWPKGKLDPGETIPACAVREVAEETGEDVVLGLALPQVRYRLDDGRLKVCHYWAGHVVDPDNPSVLARGEIPPCDPREIDESRWVHAREAREMLTRPADRAPLDALVDLWEDGVLDTRAFVVLRHARARKRSAWKGGETDRPLTATGLHDAVALVGTLAAFGIVEVASSPWERCTATVAPYASAAQLEILEVPELTEASTAARPKHAARAVEKLMAAFRPRRAADPASDGAVVCTHRPVLPTVLETLSGRAPRRVSAQFPDSNPYLRTGEMLVTHVLPRHRRGVRIVAVERHRPTA, from the coding sequence ATGGTGTCGACGCCGAAGGTGACGGGGACGGTGCACGCGGCCGGGGCGGTCGTGTGGCGAACGAGCGGCAAGCGGCTCGAGGTGCTGCTCGTGCACCGACCGCGCTACGACGACTGGTCGTGGCCGAAGGGCAAGCTGGACCCGGGGGAGACGATCCCGGCGTGCGCCGTGCGCGAGGTCGCGGAGGAGACCGGCGAGGACGTCGTGCTCGGGCTCGCGCTGCCCCAGGTGCGCTACCGGCTCGACGACGGGCGCCTCAAGGTCTGCCACTACTGGGCCGGCCACGTCGTCGACCCCGACAACCCCTCGGTCCTGGCGCGGGGCGAGATCCCGCCCTGCGACCCCCGCGAGATCGACGAGTCGCGGTGGGTGCACGCGCGCGAGGCGCGCGAGATGCTCACCCGCCCGGCCGACCGCGCCCCGCTGGACGCGCTGGTGGACCTCTGGGAGGACGGAGTGCTGGACACCCGTGCCTTCGTCGTGCTCCGGCACGCCCGGGCCCGCAAGCGCAGCGCCTGGAAGGGGGGCGAGACCGACCGGCCGCTGACGGCGACGGGGCTGCACGACGCCGTCGCCCTCGTGGGCACCCTGGCCGCGTTCGGGATCGTCGAGGTGGCCTCGAGCCCGTGGGAGCGGTGCACGGCGACGGTCGCGCCCTACGCGAGCGCCGCGCAGCTGGAGATCCTCGAGGTGCCCGAGCTCACGGAGGCGTCCACCGCGGCCCGCCCGAAGCACGCCGCCAGGGCCGTCGAGAAGCTGATGGCGGCGTTCCGCCCGCGGCGGGCCGCCGACCCCGCCAGTGACGGCGCCGTGGTGTGCACGCACCGGCCGGTGCTGCCGACGGTCCTGGAGACGCTGTCCGGGCGCGCGCCGCGTCGTGTCAGCGCACAGTTCCCCGACTCCAACCCCTATCTGCGCACCGGCGAGATGCTCGTGACGCACGTGCTGCCGCGGCACCGTCGCGGGGTGCGGATCGTCGCCGTCGAGCGGCACCGTCCCACCGCGTGA
- the pstS gene encoding phosphate ABC transporter substrate-binding protein PstS: MKLSIRRGVTTAIAASTVLVLAACGGGSSDPETTDGGSESSSTSEGGADLADLSGTLAGAGASSQENAMNGWLAGFQEQAPGVQPSYDAVGSSGGREQFLSGGVQFAGSDSPLKEEEIATAQEMCTEPLELPLYISPIAVVYNLPDVDADNINLDSDTIAKMFAGEITSWDDEAIAAQNEGVELPAVDIIPVNRADGSGTTENFQEYLVATAPDSWPYEASDTWPVSGGQSGNGTSGMISTVESTEGTIGYADASRAGDLGTVALKVGEEYVPFSPEAAATAVDASPLTEDATDLRITYELDRTTTEAGAYPLVLISYSLACQTYENASDAANVKAFLSYVASPEGQDRAAMPDVAGSAPISEDLRTDILAAIDQIS, from the coding sequence GTGAAGCTGTCGATTCGCCGCGGTGTCACCACCGCGATTGCCGCGAGCACCGTCCTCGTGCTCGCTGCCTGTGGCGGCGGAAGCTCCGACCCCGAGACCACCGACGGTGGTTCGGAGTCGTCGAGCACGTCCGAGGGTGGCGCGGACCTCGCCGACCTGAGCGGCACGCTCGCCGGCGCCGGCGCCTCCTCGCAGGAGAACGCCATGAACGGCTGGCTCGCCGGCTTCCAGGAGCAGGCGCCCGGCGTCCAGCCCTCCTACGACGCGGTCGGCTCGTCCGGCGGTCGTGAGCAGTTCCTGTCCGGCGGCGTGCAGTTCGCCGGCTCCGACTCCCCGCTGAAGGAGGAGGAGATCGCGACCGCCCAGGAGATGTGCACCGAGCCGCTCGAGCTGCCGCTCTACATCTCCCCGATCGCGGTCGTCTACAACCTCCCGGACGTCGACGCGGACAACATCAACCTCGACTCCGACACCATCGCCAAGATGTTCGCCGGCGAGATCACGTCGTGGGACGACGAGGCCATCGCCGCGCAGAACGAGGGCGTCGAGCTCCCCGCCGTCGACATCATCCCGGTCAACCGCGCCGACGGCTCGGGCACCACCGAGAACTTCCAGGAGTACCTGGTCGCCACGGCGCCCGACTCCTGGCCCTACGAGGCCAGCGACACCTGGCCGGTCTCCGGCGGTCAGTCCGGCAACGGCACGTCCGGCATGATCTCCACGGTCGAGTCGACCGAGGGCACCATCGGGTACGCCGACGCCTCGCGCGCCGGTGACCTCGGCACCGTCGCCCTCAAGGTGGGCGAGGAGTACGTGCCGTTCTCGCCCGAGGCCGCCGCGACCGCCGTCGACGCCTCGCCGCTGACCGAGGACGCGACCGACCTGCGCATCACCTACGAGCTCGACCGCACCACGACCGAGGCCGGCGCCTACCCGCTCGTCCTCATCTCGTACTCGCTGGCCTGCCAGACGTACGAGAACGCGTCGGACGCCGCCAACGTCAAGGCGTTCCTGTCCTACGTCGCCAGCCCCGAGGGCCAGGACCGCGCCGCCATGCCCGACGTCGCCGGTTCCGCCCCGATCTCCGAGGACCTCCGCACGGACATCCTCGCCGCGATCGACCAGATCTCCTGA
- a CDS encoding RNA degradosome polyphosphate kinase, protein MTDRPLTESAAQDASDDVDLHHEGIELPSAPVEEELDELAPLPADRFADRELSWLAFNERVLELAEDPSMHLLERCRFAAIFASNLDEFFMVRVAGLKRRIATGLAVTAASGLTPRQVLEAISVRGHELMERHARVFAELLAPALAEEEITFVHWDQVPDDEQDRLHKYFRRQIFPVLTPLAVDPAHPFPYISGLSLNLAVVVRNPTTEKEHFARVKVPPSLPRFIAVDEAVAKGEVEASRARRFIALEELMAAHLHYLFPGMEVVEHHSFRVTRNEDVEVEEDDAENLLKALEKELLRRRFGPAVRLELAPDISPQVRRLLVRELGVSEHEVYVLPTPLDLTGLNVVADVDRPELSYPRFVGRTPRALAEVESANPTDFFAAIRERDILLHHPYDSFSTSVQQFLAQAAADPSVLAIKQTLYRTSGNSPIVDALIDAAEAGKQVLAIVEIKARFDEQNNISWARKLEQAGVHVVYGIVGLKTHCKLSLVVRQEADGLRRYCHIGTGNYNPKTARIYEDLGLLTCDGEVGQDLTRLFNQLSGYAPKSRFHRLLVAPRSIRNGLVERIEREIDNHRAGREAWVNIKVNSIVDEATIDALYRASQAGVPVGVVVRGICAIKAGVPGLSENITVRSILGRFLEHSRIYAFANDGEPEYFIGSADLMHRNLDRRVEVLVRLVDPDHLAKLHHLFEVSLADTTRSWHLRDAGGEQQWVRVATGEDGEPLLDLQASLMPRSRQRARTGLR, encoded by the coding sequence ATGACCGATCGCCCCCTCACCGAGTCCGCCGCGCAGGACGCCTCCGACGACGTCGACCTCCACCACGAGGGGATCGAGCTGCCGTCGGCACCGGTCGAGGAGGAGCTGGACGAGCTGGCGCCGCTGCCCGCCGACAGGTTCGCCGACCGTGAGCTGAGCTGGCTCGCGTTCAACGAGCGCGTGCTCGAGCTCGCCGAGGACCCGAGCATGCACCTGCTCGAGCGGTGCCGGTTCGCCGCGATCTTCGCGTCCAACCTCGACGAGTTCTTCATGGTCAGGGTGGCCGGCCTGAAGCGGCGCATCGCGACCGGGCTCGCCGTCACGGCGGCGTCCGGCCTCACCCCGCGGCAGGTGCTCGAGGCGATCTCCGTGCGGGGGCACGAGCTCATGGAGCGGCACGCGCGCGTGTTCGCCGAGCTGCTCGCGCCGGCGCTCGCGGAGGAGGAGATCACCTTCGTCCACTGGGACCAGGTCCCCGACGACGAGCAGGACCGCCTGCACAAGTACTTCCGTCGCCAGATCTTCCCCGTGCTGACGCCGCTCGCCGTCGACCCGGCGCACCCGTTCCCCTACATCTCCGGGCTCTCGCTCAACCTCGCCGTCGTCGTGCGCAACCCCACGACGGAGAAGGAGCACTTCGCCCGCGTCAAGGTGCCGCCGTCCCTGCCGCGCTTCATCGCCGTCGACGAGGCGGTGGCCAAGGGCGAGGTCGAGGCGAGCCGGGCGCGCCGCTTCATCGCGCTCGAGGAGCTGATGGCGGCCCACCTGCACTACCTGTTCCCCGGGATGGAGGTCGTCGAGCACCACTCCTTCCGCGTCACGCGCAACGAGGACGTGGAGGTCGAGGAGGACGACGCCGAGAACCTGCTGAAGGCCCTGGAGAAGGAGCTGCTGCGGCGCCGGTTCGGTCCGGCCGTCCGCCTCGAGCTCGCGCCCGACATCTCGCCGCAGGTGCGCCGCCTGCTCGTGAGAGAGCTCGGCGTCAGCGAGCACGAGGTCTACGTGCTGCCGACCCCGCTCGACCTCACGGGGCTCAACGTCGTGGCCGACGTCGACCGCCCCGAGCTGTCCTACCCGCGGTTCGTCGGGCGCACGCCCCGCGCGCTGGCCGAGGTGGAGAGCGCGAACCCCACCGACTTCTTCGCGGCGATCCGCGAGCGCGACATCCTGCTGCACCACCCCTACGACTCCTTCTCCACGAGCGTGCAGCAGTTCCTCGCCCAGGCGGCGGCCGATCCGTCGGTGCTCGCGATCAAGCAGACGCTGTACCGCACGTCGGGCAACTCCCCGATCGTGGACGCCCTCATCGACGCCGCCGAGGCGGGCAAGCAGGTGCTCGCGATCGTCGAGATCAAGGCGCGCTTCGACGAGCAGAACAACATCTCCTGGGCCCGCAAGCTCGAGCAGGCGGGCGTCCACGTCGTCTACGGCATCGTCGGACTCAAGACGCACTGCAAGCTCTCGCTCGTGGTGCGGCAGGAGGCGGACGGTCTGCGCCGGTACTGCCACATCGGCACGGGCAACTACAACCCCAAGACCGCGCGCATCTACGAGGACCTGGGCCTGCTCACGTGCGACGGCGAGGTCGGCCAGGACCTCACCCGCCTGTTCAACCAGCTCTCCGGCTACGCGCCCAAGAGCCGGTTCCACCGCCTGCTCGTGGCCCCCCGCTCCATCCGCAACGGCCTGGTGGAGCGCATCGAGCGCGAGATCGACAACCACCGCGCCGGTCGCGAGGCCTGGGTCAACATCAAGGTCAACTCGATCGTCGACGAGGCCACCATCGACGCGCTCTACCGCGCGTCGCAGGCGGGGGTGCCGGTCGGCGTCGTCGTCCGCGGCATCTGCGCGATCAAGGCGGGCGTGCCCGGCCTCAGCGAGAACATCACGGTGCGCTCGATCCTCGGGCGGTTCCTCGAGCACTCGCGCATCTACGCCTTCGCCAACGACGGCGAGCCCGAGTACTTCATCGGCAGCGCCGACCTGATGCACCGCAACCTCGACCGCAGGGTCGAGGTGCTGGTGCGCCTGGTCGACCCCGACCACCTCGCGAAGCTGCACCACCTGTTCGAGGTCTCGCTCGCCGACACCACCCGCTCGTGGCACCTGCGCGACGCCGGCGGCGAGCAGCAGTGGGTGCGCGTGGCCACGGGGGAGGACGGCGAGCCGCTGCTCGACCTCCAGGCCAGCCTCATGCCGCGCTCGCGCCAGCGCGCCCGCACGGGCCTGCGCTGA